One bacterium genomic window carries:
- a CDS encoding P-loop NTPase, with amino-acid sequence MSLMDYTAALNDVFVRVNEKQYGPFSPQELRSLASKGGFHPSDEVWDDEDGKWVPASELRSLQPVFEGNGKATSERSKRIIAVGGGKGGVGKTVLTASLGVGLASLGKEVVLVDADLGGANLHTVMGILEPERTFHDFYTLKVENLSDIALPTPIPGLRLISGACGTLGLANPKYAQKLRFIKQLRSIDADFILLDLGAGSSYNVIDFFLAADEGIVVTNPEPTAIQECFNFIRICQLRRLRLAFQDNAVVTAILNHEEVDKPGRLGLTTSQLLDNVREVVPEAANLMETIVESHRLKLILNMVREKDDIKEGLAIQTAAAELLALEVDYLGFVSHDPAVRTAVRELRPFMLSDPASPAAQDLAKLISVKLLGTRSSFKSFWEKRKLRRQLLEQRAEYPELHLQAQAPICSIKCFYWDDCEYQNGGHPCSVRHLEPIFKS; translated from the coding sequence ATGAGTCTGATGGATTACACAGCCGCGCTGAATGATGTCTTTGTCCGGGTGAACGAAAAGCAATACGGCCCGTTCTCACCGCAGGAGCTGCGCTCGCTGGCCAGCAAGGGAGGGTTTCATCCCTCCGACGAAGTGTGGGATGATGAAGACGGCAAGTGGGTGCCGGCCTCGGAATTGCGCTCACTGCAGCCGGTGTTCGAGGGCAACGGCAAAGCCACCTCCGAACGCAGCAAACGCATCATTGCCGTCGGCGGCGGCAAGGGCGGCGTAGGCAAAACCGTGCTGACCGCCTCGCTGGGCGTGGGCCTCGCCAGCCTGGGCAAGGAGGTGGTGTTGGTCGATGCCGACTTGGGCGGCGCCAACCTGCACACCGTGATGGGCATCCTCGAACCGGAACGCACTTTTCATGACTTCTACACGCTCAAGGTCGAAAACCTCAGTGACATTGCCCTGCCGACACCCATTCCGGGGCTGCGCCTGATCAGCGGCGCCTGCGGCACGCTCGGCTTGGCCAATCCGAAATACGCACAGAAACTGCGCTTCATTAAGCAACTGCGCAGCATCGATGCCGATTTCATCCTGCTCGATCTGGGCGCCGGTTCCTCCTACAACGTCATCGATTTTTTTCTGGCGGCGGACGAGGGCATCGTGGTCACCAATCCCGAACCCACCGCGATTCAGGAATGCTTCAATTTCATTCGCATTTGCCAGTTGCGCCGCTTGCGGCTGGCGTTTCAAGACAATGCCGTCGTCACCGCAATTCTCAATCATGAAGAGGTGGACAAGCCCGGCCGCCTAGGCCTGACCACCAGCCAGTTGCTCGACAACGTCCGCGAGGTGGTGCCGGAAGCCGCCAACCTGATGGAAACCATCGTGGAATCCCACCGCTTGAAACTGATTTTGAACATGGTGCGGGAGAAAGACGATATCAAGGAGGGGCTGGCCATTCAGACCGCGGCGGCGGAGCTGCTCGCGCTCGAGGTCGATTACCTCGGCTTTGTTTCCCACGACCCGGCGGTGCGCACCGCGGTGCGCGAGTTGAGACCCTTTATGTTGTCTGATCCGGCCTCGCCGGCCGCCCAGGATCTCGCCAAGCTCATCAGCGTCAAGCTGCTGGGCACGCGCTCTTCCTTCAAGAGTTTTTGGGAAAAGCGCAAGCTGCGGCGGCAGTTGCTGGAGCAGCGCGCGGAGTATCCCGAGCTGCATTTGCAGGCGCAGGCACCGATTTGCTCGATCAAGTGCTTCTATTGGGATGACTGCGAATACCAAAACGGCGGGCATCCCTGTTCCGTGCGGCATCTGGAGCCGATCTTCAAATCCTGA